A genomic window from Sceloporus undulatus isolate JIND9_A2432 ecotype Alabama chromosome 9, SceUnd_v1.1, whole genome shotgun sequence includes:
- the LOC121915060 gene encoding transmembrane emp24 domain-containing protein 10-like isoform X3, with translation MHPCMQEREGCKGAFKGTRIWSGKRMEGMLVFLLMVWGCWALSFHLPPGTPKCLKEALQQDVMVTGEYEVSPGTSIDLKVTDSVGHLLYSKDDAKKGQLSFITEDCDIYEICFRSRGRPGNSQVPDQLVTLNIKRGVEARNYKHVSTMLGLPGLTPNRAAPLAGGSGWQAGLAFMAWGGCKG, from the exons ATGCATCCATGCATGCAAGAAAGGGAGGGCTGCAAAGGAGCATTTAAAGGGACCAG GATCTGGTCCGGGAAGAGGATGGAAGGGATGCTGGTGTTTCTGCTGATGGTCTGGGGATGCTGGGCTCTCTCCTTCCATCTCCCCCCAGGGACCCCCAAGTGCTTGAAGGAGGCATTGCAGCAAGATGTGATGGTGACTGGAGAGTATGAGGTTTCCCCAGGGACCAGCATCGACCTCAAG GTCACCGACTCCGTTGGACACCTCCTTTACTCCAAGGATGATGCCAAGAAAGGCCAGCTTAGCTTTATCACCGAGGATTGTGACATCTACGAGATTTGCTTTCGGAGCCGCGGACGGCCAG GGAACTCCCAGGTCCCTGACCAACTGGTCACCCTCAACATCAAGCGCGGCGTGGAGGCCCGGAATTACAAACATGTGAGTACAATGCTTGGTTTGCCAGGGTTGACCCCAAATAGGGCTGCCCCCTTGGCAGGTGGCTCTGGCTGGCAAGCTGGGCTAGCCTTCATGGCATGGGGAGGGTGCAAAGGATAA
- the LOC121915060 gene encoding transmembrane emp24 domain-containing protein 10-like isoform X1, with protein sequence MHPCMQEREGCKGAFKGTRIWSGKRMEGMLVFLLMVWGCWALSFHLPPGTPKCLKEALQQDVMVTGEYEVSPGTSIDLKVTDSVGHLLYSKDDAKKGQLSFITEDCDIYEICFRSRGRPGNSQVPDQLVTLNIKRGVEARNYKHVAKTEKLKPLEVDLRRLEDLSKSIAKDFAFIKQRKEEMRDTNESTRMRVFHFSVFSMLSLVGLTTWQVFGLKRFLKAKKVME encoded by the exons ATGCATCCATGCATGCAAGAAAGGGAGGGCTGCAAAGGAGCATTTAAAGGGACCAG GATCTGGTCCGGGAAGAGGATGGAAGGGATGCTGGTGTTTCTGCTGATGGTCTGGGGATGCTGGGCTCTCTCCTTCCATCTCCCCCCAGGGACCCCCAAGTGCTTGAAGGAGGCATTGCAGCAAGATGTGATGGTGACTGGAGAGTATGAGGTTTCCCCAGGGACCAGCATCGACCTCAAG GTCACCGACTCCGTTGGACACCTCCTTTACTCCAAGGATGATGCCAAGAAAGGCCAGCTTAGCTTTATCACCGAGGATTGTGACATCTACGAGATTTGCTTTCGGAGCCGCGGACGGCCAG GGAACTCCCAGGTCCCTGACCAACTGGTCACCCTCAACATCAAGCGCGGCGTGGAGGCCCGGAATTACAAACAT GTTGCAAAAACAGAGAAACTCAAGCCCCTGGAGGTGGATCTGCGCCGGCTTGAGGACCTTTCCAAATCCATCGCCAAAGACTTTGCCTTCATTAAGCAACGCAAGGAGGAGATGCGGGACACCAATG AATCTACCCGAATGCGCGTCTTCCACTTCAGCGTCTTCTCCATGCTCAGCCTGGTGGGTCTGACCACTTGGCAAGTCTTCGGCCTGAAGCGTTTCTTAAAAGCCAAGAAAGTCATGGAGTGA
- the LOC121915060 gene encoding transmembrane emp24 domain-containing protein 10-like isoform X2, with protein MEGMLVFLLMVWGCWALSFHLPPGTPKCLKEALQQDVMVTGEYEVSPGTSIDLKVTDSVGHLLYSKDDAKKGQLSFITEDCDIYEICFRSRGRPGNSQVPDQLVTLNIKRGVEARNYKHVAKTEKLKPLEVDLRRLEDLSKSIAKDFAFIKQRKEEMRDTNESTRMRVFHFSVFSMLSLVGLTTWQVFGLKRFLKAKKVME; from the exons ATGGAAGGGATGCTGGTGTTTCTGCTGATGGTCTGGGGATGCTGGGCTCTCTCCTTCCATCTCCCCCCAGGGACCCCCAAGTGCTTGAAGGAGGCATTGCAGCAAGATGTGATGGTGACTGGAGAGTATGAGGTTTCCCCAGGGACCAGCATCGACCTCAAG GTCACCGACTCCGTTGGACACCTCCTTTACTCCAAGGATGATGCCAAGAAAGGCCAGCTTAGCTTTATCACCGAGGATTGTGACATCTACGAGATTTGCTTTCGGAGCCGCGGACGGCCAG GGAACTCCCAGGTCCCTGACCAACTGGTCACCCTCAACATCAAGCGCGGCGTGGAGGCCCGGAATTACAAACAT GTTGCAAAAACAGAGAAACTCAAGCCCCTGGAGGTGGATCTGCGCCGGCTTGAGGACCTTTCCAAATCCATCGCCAAAGACTTTGCCTTCATTAAGCAACGCAAGGAGGAGATGCGGGACACCAATG AATCTACCCGAATGCGCGTCTTCCACTTCAGCGTCTTCTCCATGCTCAGCCTGGTGGGTCTGACCACTTGGCAAGTCTTCGGCCTGAAGCGTTTCTTAAAAGCCAAGAAAGTCATGGAGTGA